AATGCAAAAGAATCCAcgttggagaaagagaaaaaccctaCCAGTGTGCTGAGTGTGGGAAGGCTTTCAGTTGCAGATGTGAAATCAAATATAATTTACTATGGGGAGAAGCCATATGGTTGTAACCTGTGTGGGAAGGCTTTGGGTGGGAAGTCTTACTGAACACAAAAGAACCCACAATGGGGAGAAGCCTTATGAGTGTCAAGTGTGTGGAAAAGCCTTCAGTTACAGCTTAGGCCTAAGGCACCACAGAAGAGTACATATTGAGGAGAAACTCTTTAGGATGTAGGGTGTAGGAAGACCTTTCATCCAAGCTCAAAATGTAACGTACACCTTATAAGTCCATACAGGaaagaaaccatataaatgtgaaaaGTATGAGAAAGCTTTTAGAGTGAATACAGATCCCAGTGAACATAAGAGAAGAACACATATTGAAGAGAAACTTTCTGAGTGTGAAAGTAAAAAATTAAGTCCAGTGTTATTTTCTCAGCCATATCCATATTTACCTCCCTGTAACATTTGACACCAAGGAACCCTTATTTTTTGGGGGAACTTAACCTTATTTAATATTGTATCCTGCCTCTTGGTATTCTCAATTGCTTTTATCCTACCCTACTTTTTCCCATGCCTCTTAATAACTTCTAAtacatatttcatttataatgtttattatatgtattatccCTTTCCTTgaatataaactccatgaggaCAAAAAACTTAGTCTCTTGTTTACTGATAGATTCAAGGTCACTGGAACCTTGTCTGGtaaatgtggtggtggtggggcacagtaagattttttttgattGGAATGTTTGGTTTCCATCATATGCTTTTTCAGGGTTGCCTTTGAATGTTTACAACTGTTCCTTtcctcttgcttttgctgactccTTTTGGTTCCCCTGTTCTAAGTTGTGGCTGAGTATCATGCTCTATTCTTTAGGCAAGTGGTCTTAATTGTTTGTGTCTTCTCCTGACCCTCACTCCAATCCTGTTAAACTAAATGATGCTCTGCTATCATCTCTATGTCAGCAGTATGTTTACATAAACCACACACATGGTATTTCTGTATTCATGGGGTCATTTCAAGGCAGATggtgaaatggaaaaaataaatacctgTGTTTATACCACTTTCTTGAAAGtcgtcttcctttttttttcacaagaagacatgcaaatcatgctaatgctatatttaaaatatatcctgaatacatttctcactgtttccatttaggTCATGTCACACTGGTCTCCCTACAGGATAGATGCAGACAGACTACAGAGCAGTTGATCAGATTATCTGAACATGCAAATCAGGTGCTGTCAAAATCTTCCAGTGGCTTCCCATCACTCCCcacttttataaaacatttttgtcatatttactTTGCCTCTCTCTGAACCATTTGGAAATGAGTTGGAAATATGATACTTATCCCTAAATACTCCAGAATGCTTTCCTGACAATAGtggcattctttttcatagtcaCAATACCATTATCATACTCAAGAAAATTACTAATTCAATAATACATCTAACATCCAGCCCACATTCAAATTTCCCCATTATCCTCAGAAGTCTTATAGCTGTTTTTTCCCCATCGATCAGAATTCAATTAAGGTATACACATTGCAGTAGTTGTGTTTCTTTAGTCTGATTTAGAACTatgtggaaatggcaacccactctagtatcctttcctgggaaatcacatggaaagaggagcttggtaggctacagtccctggggtcacagagtcagacatgacttagtgactgaacaacatgctgTCTAATGCAATGCTGTCTAATATAGTAGACTCTAGTCACATGTAACTACTGAGCTGAATGCTATTAATGTGATTGAGATGTGCTGTCAGTTAAAATCCAtaccagtttttattttgtacagaaaaaaataagatatctCAGTTTTTATATTCATcacatgttgaaataatattttagatatatgaattagttaaatgattaaaatttcaGCTATTCatttaaacctttttaaaaatgactgcaagaaaacttaaaaaacttaaaatacttaTACGACTTGCATTTCTTGCTTATGTGGTATTTCTTTTGGATATGTGGAACTAGAACAAATCACTCAACTTTTCtttcatgggagaaggcaatggcaccccactccagtactcttgcctggaaaatcccatggatggagaagcctggttggctgcagtccatagggttgctaagagtcggacaggactgaacgacttcactttgacttttcagtttcatgcattggagaaggaaatggcaacccactccagtgttcttgcttggagaatcccagggatgggggagccttgtgggctgcatctatggggtcacacagagtcagacatgactgaagtgacttagcagcagcagcagcagcagcagcagcagcattgattgTTTAAAGAGTTGAGGCAATCTGATTTATAGAAAATGGGTCCCCACCTCTGagatctaatgcttgatgatctgaggtgaagctgatgtgataataatagaaataaagttcagAATAAATGAGCTTGAACCATTGCAATCCTTCTgcaccctgccccctgcccccgagtccgtggaaaaattgtgTCTTCTATGAAACCTACCCCTGGTGCTAAAAAGGTTGGGAACAGCTGTTATAGAACCATCCTACATTCTGAATGATCACCTTCAGAATATAGTATGTGAGGTATAAGGCCTCTCATTTTAGCTCTGTCCCTGTAGAAAGAATCTCCTACAGTTCCACCACTTGCTTTACACTGACTTTCTTGCTGTTTGGCAAACATGTGAAACATATCTTGCAATTCCTGGGAATTCTCTTTCCTATATTTTTTTGCAAGACTGACTCTtcattcaggtctctgctcacaTATCACATACTCAGAACTTCCTGACCATCCTTTCTAAATAGCACTTTCCATGAGTGTTTCCCCTTATCctgctttgcctttcttttttaaatttcacctttattgaagtataaaattgtaggatatttaaagtgtacattgtgATTTGATATGTGTATGCATTATGAAAGGATATCACCCTCTTCCTCACCCATCTAGTTAATTAATAcaccatcacctcacatatttattcttattttagggagtgagaacatttaagttctctCTTAATAAGTTTCAACTATAAAATACAATGTTATCGACTACAGTCACCAGGTTTTACATTAGCTCTTCAGACCTTATGTATCTTAAAGTTTGTAACcatttccctcccctcctttttggTCACaccttgtggcttgtgggatcttatttccccaaccagggattgaactcaggtctatGACAGTGAAAGCATTgaacctaaccactggactggcaaAGAATTCCCCTTGTAACCTTTTATAaatctttctctatttctccatTCCCTAGCCCCTGTCAACCatttttatactctttttttctttttaatccacatgtaagtgatatcatgaaaTTTTTCTCTGGCACATTTCACTGAGGGTCCATCCCTAttttcacaaatggcaggatgtcattctttctcatggctgagtaatactccattatgtattcTACatcatatataccacatctttatccattcataccTGTTGATTGGCACATAAGTTGTTTCCATAttgtggctattgtgaataacaatGCAATGAAAATGGGAGTGCAGATATAATTTTGAGTTCTGTTTtcattcctttggatatatacccagaagtgggattcctgggtcatatggtacttctatttttaatttttgaggaactcattatacttttaaaaataatggtttataccagtttacattgcTACTAGTAGTGTACAGGGTTCACTTTTTGCTATATCCTTACTAACATGTTATTTGTGTTGgctttttaataatagccattctgacaggtatgaggtgatatttcattgtggttttaatttgcattctcctgatgactagtgatgttgggcatcttttcatgtacctttggccatttgtatgtattctttggaaaaatatctattcaggtactcagtccattttaaaattggataaTTGCTTTTTGCAATTGAGTGTATGAGTTCCTTATAGATTTCATATATTAACCTCTTTGTAGATATATGTTTTACAGAGATTTTCTCCTATTTCATAGGttgtctttgcattttttttaaactgtgcttttggtgtcatatccaaaaaaacatttatttcccataatgttttcctctaggagttttatggtcaGGTCATGAAATTTTAGTCTTTATTTAATCCTTTTATGAGTAAATTATTGTGAGAGATGTAATACTTTGAGTTAAGTATTATGAGAGGTCtagttcattcttttgcatgtggctatctAGTTTTtctagcatcatttattgaagagactgtcctttggTCATTGCCTGGTTTTGGCTCCTTTATTGTAAATTAAGTATCTGTATATGTATGAgcttatttctaggctttctattcttgttccattgacctatgtgtctgtttttattccAATACCATacagttttgattactgtggctttgtagtatagtctgataTCAGGAAGTGTTATGCCTTCtagtttgttttttcaaaattggTTTGGCTATTTAGATTCTTTATGGTTCCACACAAATGTTGAattgtttcttctatttctgtgaaaaatgccagtgGAATTTTGATAgtgattgtattgaatctgtagattaccttAGGTGGTAGGTATgagtattttaacaatattagttcTTATGATCtatctttgaaaatattgatGGGTGTTTGAGAATATGTGTTCTGCTATTCTTGGATGGAATGTTTTGTAAATGTTAAATCTGGTTTAGTGCATAGTTTAAGTCCACTTTACACAATTGGTTTgaggtacttttatttttttttttttttttgctagtggATTCAGAAAAGACTAAGTCCATCCCTGTGAATTGCTTCTGATACTCCTTCCATATGAGATTCTTAATGgatttatataaaagaaataatagtcGAACAGAACTAAttataatagttaatatttattgagaactttaATTACAGACTATACTAATCACTgggtgaaatatttttcttaatcttcTGTGTGGCAATGAATAGAACTACTCAAAAGTGATCCTGAGATCTCACTCTAGGTTGCCTAGGAAAGGAGCTAGCTGGAACTGGGGTTTCCCCCTCTTCCTGGAGGGAAGTGGTGCACTTAAACTCAGTTTTCCATTGGACCAGTGCCTTATACTCCCTAACAGGATAGGCTCCAACTTCCCAGGTATCCATGGTCTTCAGGTGCCAGGCAGCTGGCCTTCCTCAAACAGTTGGCGTCTAAACCCAGACTGCCTGGCAACCAAGTAGTCTTGATGTCTCACTAAGAAATGGAATTCAAGTTTACCTTTTGAGAAGGTAGAGCAGTTGTGTCAGGACTAGAGCAGCTTGACCCTGGCACTGATTCTCCTCTCCCTGAGATTATGAGAGGGTGGAAGTACTTTGCCTCTTGTTCCTGACTCTTGGTTTCCTGTGTTTCCTCAATAAATCTTGTTATTTGGTTCTCACTGTGTGATGTTGCTGTATTTATCCTAATGCCTGTTGCACCACATTCTTGCAGCAAATTTATGAATTAGAGATGCTGCGGATATCGAGAAGATGTGGGTAGAGTTTGCCATCTTCTCAGGAAAGAGTGTAAttataaaagtgtgtgtgtgtgtgtgtgcatgtgtctggggAACTGGGTGTAGGTTGGAGGATTGGTTGATGAAGGAAAAATTGCCTGACCCTATGAAgatgggtgtttgctatgaccagtgcattttcttggcaaaactgtattaatctttgccttgcttcattccatattccaaggccaaatttgcctgttactccaggtgtttcttgacttcctactttttgcattccagtcccctataatgaaaaggacaccttttttgggtgttagttctaaaaggtcttgtaggtcttcatacagccattcaatttcagcttcttcagcgttactggctggggcatagacttggattactgtgatattgaatggtttgccttggaaacaaacagagatcattctgtcatttttgagattgcatccaagtactgcatttcggactcttttgttgaccatgatggctactccatttcttctaagggatttctgcctgcagtagtagatataatggtcatctgagttaaattcacccattctagtccattttacttctctgattcctagaatgttgacgttcactcttgccatctcttgtttgaccacttccaatttgccttgattcatggacctgacattccaggttcctatgcaatattgctctttacagcatcggaccttgcttctatcaccagtcacatccacaactgggtattgtttttgctttggctccattccttcattctttctggagttatttctccactgatctccagtagcatattgggtacctaccaacctggggagttcctccttcagtatcctatcattttgccttttcatactgttcatggggttctcaaggcaagaatactgaagtggtttgccattcccttctccagtggaccacattctgtcagacctctccaccatgacctgcccatcttgggtggcctcacgggcatggtttagtttcactgttagacaaggctgtggtcctactgtgattagattgactagtttctgtgagtatggtttcagtgtgtctgccctctgatgcactggtcatagcaaacaccctcttccaacagcacaagagaagactctacacatggacatcaccagatggtcaacaccaaaatcagattgattatattctttgcagccaaagatggagaagctctatacagtcaataaaaacaagaccaggagctgactgtggctcaaatcatgaactccttattgccaaattcagacttgaagaaagtagggaaaaccactagaccattcaggtatgacctaaatcaaatcccttatgattatacagtggaagtaagaaatagatttaagggactagatctgatagatagagtgcctgatgaactatggactgaggttcatggcattgtacaggagacagggatcaagaccattcccatggaaaagaaatgcaaaaaggcaaaatggctgtctggggaggccttacaaatagctgtgaaaagaagagaagcaaaaagcaaaggagaaaaggaaagatataagcatctgaatgcagagttccaaagaatagcaagaagagataagaaagccttcctcagtgatcaatgcaaagaaatagaggaaaacagtagaatgggaaagactagagatctcttcaagaaaattagagataccaagggaacatttcatgcaaagatgagctcgataaaggacagaaatggtatggatctaacagaagcagaagatattaagaagaggtggcaagaatacacaaaggactgtacaaaaaagatcttcacgaccaagataatgatggtgtgatcactgacgtagagccagacatcctggaatgtgaagtcaagtgggccttagaaagcatcactacaaacaaaactagtggaggtgatggaattccagttgaactatttcaaatcctgaaagatgatgctgtgaaagtgctgcactcaatatgccagcaaatttggaaaactcagcagttggcacaggactggaaaaggtccgttttcattccaatcccaaagaaaggcaagccaaagaatgctcaaactaccacacaattgcactcatctcacacgctagtaaagtaatgctcaaaattcttcaagccaggcttcagcaatacgtgaaccatgaactttcagatgttccagctgggtttagaaaaggcagaggaaccagagatcaaattgtcaacatccgctggatcatggaaaaagcaagagagttccagaaaaacatctatttctgctttattgactgtgccaaaatctttgaatgtgtggatcacaataaactgtggaaaactctgaaagagatgggaataccagattacctgacctgcctcttgagaaacctgtatgcaggtcaggaagcaacagttagaactggacatggaacaacaaactggttccaaataggaaaaggagttcgtcaaggctgtatcttgtcacctgcttatttaacttttatgcagagtacatcatgagaaacggtgggctggaggaagcagaaactggaatcaagattgccgggagaaatatcaataaccttagatatgcagatgataccacccttatggtggaaagtgaagaagaactaaaaagcctcttaatgaagctgaaagaggagagtgaaaaagttggcttaaaactcagcattcagaaaatgaagatcatggcatctggtcccatcacttcatgacaaatagatggggaaacagtggaaacagtggtctgactttatttttttgggctccaaaatcactgcagatggtgactgcagccatgaaattaaaagatgcttactccttggaagaaaagttatgaccaacctagacagcatattcaaaagcagagacattactttgccaacaaaggtttgtctagtcaagcctatggtttttcctggggtcatgtatggatgtgagagttggactgtgaagaaagctgagcgccgaagaattgatgcttttgaactgtggtgttggagaagactcttgagactcccttggactgcaaggagatccaaccagtccattctgaagatcagccctgggtgttctttggaaggactgatgctaaaactgaaagtccagtactttggccacctcatacgaagagttgactcattggaaaaaactctgatgctgggagggtttgggggcaggaggagaaggggatgacagaagatgagaaggctggatgttatcactgactcgatggacgtgagtctcagtgaactcccggagttagtgatggacagggaggcttggcgtgctgtaattcatggggtcgcaaagagtcggatacaactgagcgactgaactgaactgaactgatgaagatgGCAATCCCAAATGTAGAAGAGAGCAAAGTGATCCGGGCCTCAAGAACCTCATGCCCAAACAAATTCGGCCAGAGTTAATGGGCTGCAGGTCCTCTGGTGAAGATGGGTGAGTTTCAAACTGGAAAATCTGGAGACAAAAATCTGCCACTAAGGGAGACTGAAGGCCGGGCTCACTGGTACAGAATTGTGATGAAAAAGCAAAGGGGAGAGTCAGTTTCCTTATAAGAATCGCTGTGACCTCCTtagctcttttttatttttattttattttttactttacaatattgtatggcaAAACTTCCTTAGCTCTTATTAGAATGTCAGTGCTTATATCTTGAAGGACCATTTTTCATAGCACCACCTTGTGGCAGTAAGCCGAAATGGCAGTAGTGAACTTAGATACCAGTCCTTTCCTGGTTGGGTATGCAAACTGATATAAACTCATTTTTGGAATTTCAGGTTTGGAGATCGTTCTGGGGGAAAGGCAGTGCAAAATGGAGACAACATTCTGTTAATATTGCTATTGGGGGCTGATGAATAAATTgcaaaataatgacaataaagaaaagcaatggGCCATATTTAAGTTCATGAAATGTTTCTTACCAGCAGGACAGCAAGGATGGAATCCTTTCTTTGATATTTTGGTTGGCACACAAGAACTTAAAACCCATCATTTTCATGTGGCTACTGTGAATATGCACTTAAAATATTAGATAAACATATGTTAAAGTTATGTTATTCTTTGATGTTATTTCCTTTGATGATACTactgtatcttaaaaaaattataaattctctTGAATCCTCAACTCCaaagaaaaatctatatttttacaGACTAGTGGTAATAATTAGTGTCTTCTTCAAGAAGTATCTGCTGTTTCTGACAAATGTCAAATAGCTAATATTATTTTCTCACAAAGGAATTGCTTTTCCTAACAAAGGTTTGCCTTTGTTTAACAGAACTGAAAGTCAGGTGAGAAATAGCCTAATGTCagtttttcccaaatatttgatCCTTCAGGCAGATGGTGGATTCATTTGCACTTGAAATGACATAGCAGTGGCACTGTAGATGTGAAGACTCTTTCATTTGCAGAGATGATTTTCAATCTCTTAAATTATCAACTTGTAGAGAAGTTTAATTTATTCTCCAGCATAGAGATTCCCAGATTTTGAATGTATTTAacagtaaaataaagtaaaaatgagatTAAACATATGATtactaaatttttgttttgtcaagGAAGAGCATCAAAACCTTCCCCCCAAATTACCATCTACtactgcgagttggtgatggacagggaagcttgatgagcagcagtccatggggtcacaaatggcatgactgagtgactgaacttaattGACCACTAtaattcaagaaaagaaagaacattatAAAGCGAAAGTGCAAGCAGATAGTGTTAAATAAGGAATAGCCTTTTTTATTGACTTCCTTATAAATGGTCAACTTgtagttgttgtttatttgctaagttgtgtctgactctttgtgaccccatggactgtagcccaccagactttctGTCCatgaggcaaggatactggagtgggttgccatttccttctccacgggatcttcccaacctggggatccaacctgtgtctcctgcattggcaggtggattctctaccactgagccaccaggaagccccagtgTAGTAGCCCTCTGGTCTTTTAAAACTTGAGGCAGAAGGTGGAATGGGTGTTGGTGAGCTGTTAGTCTTCACCACAAAGTCTCCTCTGGCAAAATCAGGTGAATGAAAGAGTGTTATTTCTAATATAAGTGATAtgtctgggaagaaaaaaatcagtacaaTCTTATCTATAATAGATGCTTATGAATAATATTTCCTCAATCTTTTGTACATTGCTATACTTACCAcatttcataattatttatttatctgtagtCCCTGATTAATCTTGAAGCTTTTAAATGtatgaattacattttatttatgtatatttatttatctgtctccTTATCATTTATCCCTACTGCTTCCTATTTATTTACAGTCAGTACCTAGTACAATTCTTGGTACATGGTAAACACTCAAGAAGTGCTCTTTGAATAAATGTATTGATTGATCTTCTGTTGGGAAAGGTCAATATTATTTCTTTAACTCTCTACACTCTGATTTTTCCACTTAATTCATgactttgctgattttttttttaatccacaatATTCTCTTTATTGCACTCTTTACATCTTTGTTTCTTAAAGTGTATATCAGAGGGTTAAGGCTGGGTGTGACAATTGTGTAAAAGAGAGTAAGGAATTTCCCCTCATTTTGAGGTACTAGTTTGTGGCTTCATGTACATATAAATGATTGTTCCATAAAACAGAGATACTACTGTGAGGTTGGAACCACATGTATTAAGGATCTTTTGCCACCTTGCTGCTGACTTGATTCTCATGACAGCTTGAGTGATGACTCCATATGAGATGAGAATTAGTGACAGAGGTACCAGAAGAAATACCACTCCAAGAGCAAAGACAACAACTTCAATTACTTTTGAATAGACACAAGCCATCTTGATCAATGCTGGCATCTCACAGAAAAAGTTATCCACCTCCCGGTGCCCACATCTTGGCAACTTCAAAGTCAAAGAGCAAAGAATTAAGGCACTGCCAAGACCACCTAACCAGGCAATCAACACCATCTTCTGGCAAAGCTCAGGGTGCATTATTACTGTGTAGTGAAGAGGTTGACAGACAGCAGCATAGCGGTCATAAGCCATTACAGCCAAGAGAAGACATTCTGTGGCTCCCATGTCAAGGGCAAAGAAGAACTGGAGCACACACCCTCCATATGTAATAGACTTTTTTGGACCCCATAGATTTACCAGCATCTGGGGGATAATGCTAGTTGTGTAACAGAGGTCCACAAAAGACAAATTGGATAAGAAGAAATACATGGGCGTATGGAGCTGGGTGTCTAGGTAAGATACAAGAATGATCGTTGTGTTTCCTACCAGTGTTATAATATAGAAGATGAAGACAACCACAGAGATGATGTGTTCCAATTGGGGCCGATCAGAAAAGCCCAGAAGGATGAAGTCTGTTGTGGAACTTCCATTGCTGGTTCCCATTGCTCCTTTTGAGAAACTAGGAAGCTATACCATGGGAAGAAAAAATAGTGTCAGCCTTAGGTAGAACTAAAAACCTCTGAAGTTTGTCATGAATATCCAAAGGTCACTTATTTGCATGCTTTCTCCCATTTTGGAACACCTCTTAACATATCTGCTGTGTTCATTTTCCAAAATCTCTACCTATTTCATTATATCCatagtggttttatttatttattttttatttgccatgccatgtggcttcaggtatcttagttccttgaccagggattgagcctgggacCCCGAGAGTTAAAACGtggatcctaaccactggatttctagggaattccccagaatgcttctaaaaataatttttgaccaCTGAGtcacacaaatatttttcttacaaaGCTGTTGAGCTtaaggtaaaaattaaatgacattttcCTGGGGTAAGCTCTACCATTTGCTAACAATTAGTTTCCATATTCACTTCCAAATGTCTATATCTCAACCtttataatcataataataattatcatcACAACCAGCATCCTCCTCCCCTTTTTCCTGCTTTTCAACATTACACTGTTGTTCTTGTATTAATTTTGATGTTCTTTACTATCCTGCCCTTTTTTTGTGCAATGTGTTTTTGGTGCAGAAAAAATcctttttattaaactttatttacatGTACAGATGCTATAGATTTCTTTGAACACCTTTATGAATCTTATTACACCATCTCAGCAGTCTTATTGATTTGTTGCAGAGTTAAAAGTTGAACTAATTCCAGAAGGCTTTGGTCCCCACATACACATGATAGCAATCTGCATTAGCTCCTATTTACCTGTCCCTTCAGCAAAATTAACAAGGCAGTTAATTGAAACAAGAAGTTTATTAAACAATCAATGAGTTGTTTTTCCCCATGGAATTTACTAATTACATGAGCTTATCCTCTGGTTGCTTTGGAACTCTATAGGTAAAACTATCACCTAATTTCAACTCTAAAAGAATACAGATAAGGGATACAATTATATCAGTCTTACTTTGTCTGGATATGGTATCATATCATTAAACAGATGGAATGTCTAATTACTGAGTTagtttatgaattttttaatgtatataatctGTAGCCATGAACTTCAGACCTAAATGTATACTTTGCATTTATAGTGTCTTTGGGTCATAGAATAACAACCTATTTGTTACAGTTATAGTAAGATAAGGTAAAGATAAATTACCTACAGTATATCATTTTTATAAGCATTTTAGTTagaacattatatattataatcatGATGAAAGAACTGTTATTATT
This genomic window from Bos mutus isolate GX-2022 chromosome 23, NWIPB_WYAK_1.1, whole genome shotgun sequence contains:
- the LOC102276666 gene encoding LOW QUALITY PROTEIN: putative olfactory receptor 2W6 (The sequence of the model RefSeq protein was modified relative to this genomic sequence to represent the inferred CDS: inserted 2 bases in 1 codon), whose protein sequence is MGTSNGSSTTDFILLGFSDRPQLEHIISVVVFIFYIITLVGNTTIILVSYLDTQLHTPMYFFLSNLSFVDLCYTTSIIPQMLVNLWGPKKSITYGGCVLQFFFALDMGATECLLLAVMAYDRYAAVCQPLHYTVIMHPELCQKMVLIAWLGGLGSALILCSLTLKLPRCGHREVDNFFCEMPALIKMACVYSKVIEVVVFALGVVFLLVPLSLILISYGVITQAVMRIKSAARWQKILNTCGSNLTVVSLFYGTIIYMYMKPQTSTSXNEGKFLTLFYTIVTPSLNPLIYTLRNKDVKSAIKRILWIKKKISKVMN